A single window of Sporosarcina sp. Marseille-Q4943 DNA harbors:
- the dnaI gene encoding primosomal protein DnaI, with protein sequence MERIGNTMKRVFNASELTARYEQLRNEVMESPGVQQFITEHSNEIDKAVVDKSLGKLYEYATASHHCDKCPNVEGCVNVMKGFEPKLVLSQGFIDLDYIKCPNKLVDDERRNVTNMIDSMHMPKDVMEARLHDVDLEHDNSRIIVVEAAAQFLSEVSETGELPERGLYIYGPFGTGKSFILGALANELANLRIRTVVVYIPEFLREMKQSIQDQTLNEKIDFVKRAQVLMLDDFGAESMSAWARDEVIGTILQYRMAEKLPTFITSNFNFDELQHHLTYTQRGEKEEVKAARIMERIKSVAKPVQLKGKNRRNV encoded by the coding sequence TTGGAGCGAATCGGAAATACAATGAAGCGCGTGTTCAATGCTTCTGAACTGACAGCAAGATATGAACAATTACGGAATGAAGTGATGGAGTCACCTGGCGTCCAACAATTCATTACCGAGCATTCGAATGAAATCGATAAAGCGGTCGTGGACAAAAGCTTAGGGAAATTATATGAATATGCGACAGCTTCCCACCATTGCGATAAATGCCCGAATGTCGAAGGGTGTGTCAATGTGATGAAAGGGTTCGAACCGAAACTTGTGCTAAGCCAAGGTTTCATCGATCTCGACTATATAAAATGCCCGAATAAGCTTGTGGACGACGAACGCCGTAATGTGACCAATATGATCGACAGCATGCATATGCCGAAGGATGTAATGGAAGCGCGTCTGCATGACGTGGATTTGGAACATGACAACAGCAGAATTATTGTCGTTGAGGCCGCTGCGCAATTCCTGAGTGAAGTAAGTGAAACGGGGGAGCTTCCTGAACGGGGGCTTTATATTTACGGTCCATTCGGGACAGGCAAGTCCTTTATTCTCGGTGCGCTAGCAAATGAGCTTGCCAACCTTCGCATCCGGACAGTTGTCGTTTATATCCCCGAATTCCTGAGGGAAATGAAGCAATCGATCCAAGACCAGACATTGAATGAAAAAATCGACTTTGTGAAAAGGGCTCAAGTGCTTATGCTCGACGATTTTGGAGCAGAGTCCATGTCCGCTTGGGCACGTGATGAAGTGATCGGAACGATTTTGCAATACCGCATGGCGGAAAAATTACCGACATTCATCACCTCCAATTTCAATTTTGACGAGCTGCAACACCATTTGACGTACACACAGCGCGGTGAAAAAGAAGAGGTTAAAGCTGCGCGTATTATGGAGAGAATCAAATCGGTTGCCAAGCCTGTCCAGTTGAAAGGGAAAAACAGAAGGAATGTGTAA
- the mutM gene encoding DNA-formamidopyrimidine glycosylase: MPELPEVEGVVRELSPVSIGRTISEVRVSEVVQKSKEVGKEAIVKGKTLEDFKEELAAMTIVDVTRRSKYIYFHLEKAGLPYLLVSHLGMTGAWFVVDSLEEVTEQKFKNHMHVIFKMDDGGMLVYSDIRRFGELRLLQAEEDYLPLLKMAPEPFEAGAVEHFLAMAATPKYARKPIKEVVMDGHVISGCGNIYATEALFRMNIHPGRATERISEKRKRELFREIVDVLQESIDAGGSSISDYRNINGEAGTMQTRLKMYGKKVCGTCGKETKSMKIAGRTSVYCPQCQR, encoded by the coding sequence ATGCCAGAATTGCCCGAAGTGGAAGGTGTCGTCCGTGAATTATCGCCAGTCTCCATTGGCCGTACCATTTCTGAAGTGCGCGTATCTGAAGTAGTACAGAAATCCAAGGAGGTAGGCAAGGAAGCAATCGTCAAAGGAAAAACTCTTGAAGACTTCAAGGAAGAATTAGCAGCAATGACGATTGTGGACGTCACTAGAAGAAGTAAATATATATATTTCCATTTAGAAAAGGCCGGTTTACCATACTTGCTTGTCAGTCATCTCGGCATGACGGGTGCGTGGTTCGTTGTAGATTCCTTGGAAGAAGTTACTGAACAGAAATTCAAGAACCATATGCACGTCATATTCAAGATGGATGACGGAGGAATGCTCGTCTATTCCGACATCCGCCGGTTCGGGGAATTGCGGCTGTTGCAAGCGGAAGAGGATTATTTGCCATTGCTGAAGATGGCTCCTGAACCATTTGAGGCAGGCGCAGTCGAACATTTCCTAGCGATGGCAGCCACACCTAAATATGCACGAAAGCCGATTAAAGAGGTTGTTATGGATGGCCATGTCATTTCCGGATGCGGCAACATATATGCAACCGAAGCGCTATTTCGAATGAACATTCACCCAGGACGTGCGACGGAGCGGATCAGTGAAAAGAGGAAGCGGGAGTTGTTCCGGGAAATCGTGGATGTCCTTCAAGAGAGCATTGATGCCGGCGGAAGCTCCATTTCGGATTATCGAAATATAAACGGGGAAGCGGGAACGATGCAGACCCGTCTGAAGATGTATGGAAAGAAAGTGTGTGGTACTTGCGGCAAGGAGACGAAAAGCATGAAGATTGCCGGCAGGACATCAGTATATTGTCCTCAATGCCAAAGGTAA
- the rplT gene encoding 50S ribosomal protein L20, whose amino-acid sequence MPRVKGGTVTRKRRNRVLKLAKGYFGSKHRLYKVANQQVMKSFNYAYRDRRQKKRDFRKLWITRINAAARMNGLSYSTLMHGLKVAGIEVNRKMLADLAVTDAQAFAQLAETAKKSVAK is encoded by the coding sequence ATGCCACGCGTAAAAGGTGGAACAGTGACGCGCAAGCGCCGTAATCGAGTATTGAAATTAGCTAAAGGCTATTTTGGATCTAAACATAGACTTTACAAAGTAGCAAACCAACAGGTCATGAAATCATTTAACTATGCATACCGTGACCGCCGTCAGAAAAAACGTGATTTCCGTAAACTATGGATCACACGTATCAACGCGGCAGCACGTATGAATGGTCTTTCATACAGCACATTGATGCACGGTCTTAAAGTGGCTGGCATCGAAGTGAACCGCAAAATGCTTGCTGACCTTGCAGTAACAGATGCACAAGCATTTGCACAACTTGCAGAAACAGCAAAAAAATCAGTCGCAAAATAA
- the thrS gene encoding threonine--tRNA ligase translates to MAENIQLKFPDGAIKEFPKGTTTEEVAGSISPGLRKSALAGKIGDQLIDLKTPIEEDGDIAIITPQSPEALEILRHSTAHLLAQAVKRKFPDAKLGIGPVIDNGFYYDIDSPTPITAEDLPELEKEMKRIIGENLPVTRIDVSRDEAEKRFKEIEDPYKIELLEAIPEGEQVSIYEQGEFFDLCRGVHVPSTGKLKEFKLLSIAGAYWRGDSKNKMLQRIYGTAFFKKDELQEHLRMLEEAKERDHRKIGKELNLFTNSQKVGQGLPLWLPKGATIRRIIERYIVDKEVKLGYDHVYTPVLGSVELYKTSGHWGHYQDGMFPVMSMDNEDLVLRPMNCPHHMMIYKNGIHSYRNLPIRIAELGTMHRYEMSGALSGLQRVRGMTLNDAHIFVRPDQIKEEFKRVVQLVIDVYKDFNINDYSFRLSYRDPEDTEKYFDDDEMWERAQSMLKETMDEMGLPYVEADGEAAFYGPKLDVQVKTAIGMEETLSTVQLDFLLPERFDLTYVGEDGKHHRPVVIHRGVVSTMERFVAFLIEEYKGVFPTWLAPVQVEVIPVSPEAHFDYANEIREKLVAEGFRIDLDSRDEKIGYKIREAQVQKIPYMLVLGDKEVESGEVNVRKYGEQKSESMPFDDFLKLIKADVSHDN, encoded by the coding sequence ATGGCAGAGAATATTCAACTGAAATTCCCAGATGGGGCGATAAAAGAGTTTCCGAAAGGCACAACAACAGAAGAAGTGGCAGGCTCCATCAGCCCGGGGCTTAGAAAAAGCGCACTTGCCGGCAAAATCGGTGACCAGCTCATCGACCTGAAAACGCCGATTGAAGAAGACGGCGATATTGCAATCATTACACCACAATCACCGGAAGCATTAGAAATTCTGCGTCATAGTACTGCGCATCTACTAGCACAGGCAGTTAAAAGAAAATTCCCGGACGCCAAGTTAGGAATTGGCCCGGTCATCGACAACGGATTCTACTACGATATCGATTCACCGACACCAATTACAGCTGAAGACCTTCCTGAACTTGAAAAAGAAATGAAGCGGATCATCGGTGAAAATCTTCCAGTCACACGAATTGACGTGTCTCGTGATGAAGCGGAAAAGCGTTTTAAAGAAATTGAAGATCCATACAAGATCGAACTGCTAGAAGCGATTCCGGAAGGCGAGCAAGTTTCCATCTATGAACAAGGCGAATTTTTCGATCTTTGTCGAGGCGTCCATGTTCCTTCGACGGGCAAACTGAAAGAATTCAAATTATTGAGCATCGCAGGCGCATATTGGCGTGGCGATTCGAAAAATAAAATGCTCCAACGGATTTACGGAACAGCATTCTTTAAAAAGGATGAGCTTCAAGAACATCTCCGGATGCTGGAAGAGGCGAAGGAACGAGATCACCGCAAAATCGGGAAGGAATTGAATTTATTCACGAACTCCCAAAAAGTCGGTCAAGGCCTTCCGCTTTGGTTGCCGAAAGGTGCTACGATCCGCCGCATCATCGAACGCTACATCGTCGATAAAGAAGTGAAGCTTGGCTATGATCACGTCTATACACCGGTACTAGGGAGCGTTGAACTTTACAAGACATCAGGTCACTGGGGACACTACCAGGACGGCATGTTCCCTGTCATGAGCATGGACAATGAAGATCTCGTTCTCCGTCCGATGAACTGCCCTCATCATATGATGATCTATAAAAATGGCATTCACTCCTATCGTAACTTGCCAATCCGCATTGCGGAGCTCGGCACGATGCATCGCTATGAAATGTCAGGTGCTCTATCGGGTCTGCAACGTGTACGTGGAATGACATTGAATGATGCACATATTTTCGTTCGCCCGGATCAGATCAAGGAAGAATTCAAGCGGGTCGTCCAGCTCGTTATCGATGTCTATAAAGACTTCAATATTAATGACTATTCGTTCCGTCTATCGTATCGCGATCCGGAAGATACAGAAAAATACTTTGACGATGACGAAATGTGGGAACGCGCACAAAGCATGCTAAAAGAAACGATGGACGAAATGGGTCTTCCTTACGTGGAAGCAGACGGAGAAGCAGCCTTCTACGGACCAAAACTAGACGTGCAAGTGAAAACGGCAATCGGCATGGAAGAGACACTTTCAACTGTCCAGTTGGACTTCTTGCTTCCTGAACGTTTCGATCTCACATACGTCGGAGAAGACGGCAAGCATCATCGCCCAGTCGTCATTCACCGTGGCGTAGTTTCGACTATGGAAAGATTCGTCGCATTCCTGATCGAAGAATACAAAGGCGTATTCCCGACATGGCTAGCACCAGTTCAAGTCGAAGTAATCCCGGTCTCACCGGAAGCCCATTTCGACTATGCAAACGAAATTAGGGAAAAACTTGTCGCAGAAGGATTCCGAATCGACCTCGACAGCCGCGATGAAAAAATCGGTTACAAGATTCGTGAAGCACAAGTACAAAAAATCCCTTACATGCTCGTCCTCGGCGATAAAGAAGTCGAATCCGGCGAAGTGAACGTAAGGAAATACGGCGAACAAAAATCCGAGAGCATGCCATTCGATGATTTCTTGAAGCTAATAAAAGCTGATGTATCACACGATAATTAA
- a CDS encoding replication initiation and membrane attachment family protein produces MLYQELQPVDTFTIKLSHPFSDYDRQLLTLFYQPLIGPDAMSLFMSLWADAEHEKEVEFNHYYLMNLLTMPLVKVFEARITLEAIGLLRTYCRQDMQDRAFCYELLQPMDAKSFFEDPLLSTFLFSKVGEQAYRSLRARFAVEDQLDGEYKEVSRTFLDVFKPIRYSASEGLEEGSQMKGRNESTGIPFAYSDFDFNLFRAGLSEQMVPKSSLATVSKELIEKLAFLYSLTPLDMQKVVMMAIDGNTMKIPEDRLRKAAVDYYKMNISQTAPILEKVFTKQQDMPTEEPQSREDKFIFYMENTSPREMLRDYTGKEPLPVDVQLAERLVTVHGFPVGVVNVLLHYVIIRNDGKITKNYAERIASHWANNKIANAKQAMEISRKEHDQYIKWQNEGSKKKPSSRKPSRVEKVPEWFYKTDNDKEQQPPANTDPDVDEKRRQQLQEKLNAMKSGVK; encoded by the coding sequence ATGCTTTACCAAGAATTACAACCAGTCGATACATTTACAATCAAATTGTCACACCCATTTTCGGATTATGACCGGCAACTCCTCACATTGTTCTACCAACCATTGATCGGTCCTGATGCCATGAGTCTTTTCATGTCCCTTTGGGCTGATGCAGAGCATGAAAAAGAAGTTGAATTTAATCATTATTACTTAATGAATTTATTAACAATGCCATTAGTCAAAGTATTCGAAGCGAGGATCACCCTTGAAGCGATCGGCCTGTTGCGTACATATTGCAGACAAGATATGCAGGATCGCGCTTTCTGCTATGAATTGTTACAGCCGATGGATGCGAAGTCATTCTTCGAAGACCCGCTATTATCGACCTTTCTTTTCAGCAAGGTCGGCGAACAGGCGTATCGCAGTCTGAGGGCTCGTTTTGCAGTCGAAGACCAGCTGGATGGAGAATACAAAGAAGTGTCTCGCACCTTTTTGGATGTATTTAAGCCTATCCGTTACAGTGCATCCGAAGGGTTGGAAGAAGGTAGTCAAATGAAGGGGCGCAATGAATCAACAGGTATCCCGTTCGCTTATTCTGATTTCGATTTCAATCTGTTCCGTGCAGGACTTTCCGAACAGATGGTGCCGAAATCATCTCTCGCGACAGTGTCGAAGGAATTGATCGAGAAACTCGCCTTCCTCTATTCATTGACTCCGCTCGATATGCAAAAAGTCGTCATGATGGCGATTGATGGAAACACAATGAAGATTCCGGAAGACCGACTGCGAAAAGCGGCTGTTGATTATTATAAGATGAATATTTCACAAACGGCTCCGATCCTCGAAAAAGTGTTCACGAAACAACAGGATATGCCAACCGAGGAACCTCAATCACGGGAAGATAAATTCATTTTCTATATGGAAAATACGTCGCCTCGAGAAATGCTGAGAGACTACACAGGAAAAGAACCGCTTCCGGTTGACGTTCAACTCGCAGAAAGGCTTGTGACTGTCCATGGCTTCCCGGTAGGTGTTGTCAATGTACTGCTGCACTATGTAATTATTCGCAATGACGGCAAAATCACAAAAAACTATGCGGAAAGAATAGCGTCGCATTGGGCGAATAATAAAATTGCGAACGCTAAACAAGCTATGGAAATTTCTCGAAAAGAACATGACCAATATATTAAATGGCAAAATGAAGGAAGTAAGAAGAAACCGTCATCCCGAAAACCGTCAAGAGTAGAAAAGGTACCGGAATGGTTTTATAAAACCGATAATGACAAGGAACAGCAACCTCCAGCCAATACAGATCCGGACGTCGATGAAAAACGCCGTCAGCAGCTGCAGGAAAAATTGAATGCAATGAAAAGCGGGGTGAAATAA
- a CDS encoding sigma-w pathway protein ysdB encodes MGLLIRFVIIAFIVYLFYRGIRYLLDPKRKLDEAYEQEQYYFYDDVKNVRKNFFITYKGALFEGEKYLGTTEDSFDVVSIFVWVKDETKLQGFTKDDFHFLSSEITSNYPKAEVSWKNPIEALMKAR; translated from the coding sequence ATGGGATTGTTGATCCGCTTTGTCATCATTGCATTCATCGTCTATTTATTTTATCGCGGTATCCGCTATTTACTGGATCCGAAACGGAAATTGGACGAGGCGTATGAACAAGAGCAATATTACTTCTATGATGATGTAAAAAATGTTAGGAAGAACTTCTTTATCACATATAAAGGTGCCCTCTTTGAAGGTGAAAAATATTTAGGGACTACGGAAGACTCCTTTGATGTCGTTTCTATTTTCGTTTGGGTGAAAGATGAAACGAAGCTTCAAGGGTTTACAAAAGATGATTTTCATTTCTTGTCTTCCGAAATCACTTCCAATTATCCGAAAGCTGAAGTCAGTTGGAAAAACCCAATTGAAGCGTTGATGAAAGCCCGTTAA
- a CDS encoding dUTP diphosphatase, with protein MELTKLFTMQRELDAYIQKKQFVSNDVFKEKGLALLVELAELANETRCFKFWSSKGPSERKVILEEYVDSIHFLLSLGIEKGLDTLKVWPEGEVEGDLTDVFMQTMSAIQKFMMHTDKESYENIWIHYGAIANRIGISYIEIMDAYLEKNEENYKRQQTGY; from the coding sequence ATGGAATTGACGAAATTATTCACGATGCAGCGGGAACTGGATGCGTACATCCAAAAGAAACAATTCGTAAGCAATGATGTTTTCAAAGAAAAAGGGCTGGCTCTTCTCGTCGAACTTGCAGAATTGGCCAATGAGACAAGGTGTTTTAAGTTTTGGAGTTCAAAGGGACCATCTGAGCGAAAAGTTATATTGGAGGAATATGTAGACTCGATTCATTTTCTTCTATCTTTAGGAATCGAAAAAGGTTTAGATACGTTGAAAGTGTGGCCAGAAGGCGAAGTGGAAGGGGATTTGACTGACGTCTTCATGCAAACAATGTCCGCTATCCAAAAATTTATGATGCACACAGATAAGGAAAGCTATGAAAACATATGGATTCACTATGGAGCAATAGCAAACCGAATCGGTATTTCCTATATTGAAATAATGGATGCGTATTTGGAAAAAAACGAAGAAAATTATAAGCGCCAGCAAACCGGTTACTGA
- a CDS encoding DUF1294 domain-containing protein, with translation MNVMIISWIIFISIWSFITMGYDKKQSKKRRRRVPEKTLWLLAIVGGGIGSYLGMMAFSHKTRHTEFRIGFLLLALIYIGVIIYLLGIDPFGGNSA, from the coding sequence ATGAATGTTATGATTATCAGCTGGATCATATTTATATCAATCTGGTCTTTTATCACAATGGGATATGATAAGAAGCAATCGAAGAAGCGTCGGCGCAGGGTGCCTGAGAAGACATTATGGCTACTTGCCATCGTCGGTGGTGGTATCGGTTCGTATTTGGGCATGATGGCATTCAGCCATAAAACGCGCCACACAGAATTCCGGATAGGCTTTCTGCTGCTCGCATTAATCTACATAGGAGTCATCATCTACCTGCTAGGCATTGATCCATTCGGTGGAAATAGTGCATAA
- a CDS encoding helix-turn-helix domain-containing protein, translated as MNDWSKEDFGIRLKALREQRGLSMMAFGAAIGTSASRIKDWEKGKNAPSAAWIAKISERFNVSTDELILGDPRTSRAFTASSSSNVDMLYERLRENLIIVKDGDEQDGKLDQLYSSIDAENKERYRSGRGRRLAERELLSILTELPKKDVLELLELAKVKKRWL; from the coding sequence GTGAACGATTGGAGTAAAGAAGACTTTGGTATCAGATTAAAGGCCTTGAGAGAGCAAAGAGGCCTATCAATGATGGCGTTTGGAGCGGCAATCGGCACATCCGCCAGTAGAATCAAAGATTGGGAGAAAGGTAAGAATGCCCCTTCCGCAGCATGGATTGCAAAAATATCCGAGAGATTCAACGTTTCAACAGATGAATTGATTTTGGGAGACCCTAGAACTTCACGTGCATTCACTGCAAGCAGTTCTTCGAATGTTGATATGCTGTATGAACGGCTGCGCGAGAATTTGATCATTGTGAAAGATGGGGATGAGCAGGACGGAAAACTGGATCAGCTTTACAGCTCAATAGATGCAGAGAATAAAGAACGTTATCGGAGCGGGAGAGGGAGAAGGCTCGCGGAGCGTGAACTTCTTTCCATTCTGACGGAATTACCGAAGAAGGACGTACTCGAATTATTGGAGCTTGCAAAAGTAAAGAAACGTTGGCTGTAA
- the infC gene encoding translation initiation factor IF-3 has protein sequence MYVNEGIRARELRLIDHNGDQLGIKTRNEALDIAARANLDLVLVAPTAKPPVARVMDYGKFKFEQQKKEREARKNQKVINLKEVRLSPTIDEHDFQTKLRNGIKFLQAGDKVKASIRFRGRAITHKEIGQRVLDRFAEECKEFSTVEVKPKMEGRSMFLILAPTAEKK, from the coding sequence ATGTACGTAAATGAGGGCATCCGTGCCCGCGAGCTTCGCCTCATTGACCACAACGGCGACCAGCTTGGAATCAAAACACGCAACGAGGCACTTGACATTGCAGCACGTGCGAATTTGGATCTTGTCCTTGTCGCTCCAACAGCAAAACCACCGGTAGCCCGTGTCATGGACTACGGTAAGTTCAAGTTTGAACAACAGAAGAAAGAACGTGAAGCGAGAAAGAACCAGAAAGTCATCAACCTCAAAGAAGTGCGTTTAAGCCCTACAATTGATGAGCATGATTTTCAAACAAAACTTCGCAACGGTATCAAATTCTTGCAAGCAGGGGACAAAGTAAAAGCGTCTATCCGTTTCCGTGGTCGTGCAATTACGCACAAGGAAATTGGACAACGTGTATTGGACCGCTTTGCAGAAGAATGCAAAGAATTCTCAACGGTTGAAGTAAAACCGAAAATGGAAGGCCGGAGCATGTTCCTAATACTTGCCCCGACTGCCGAAAAAAAGTAA
- the nrdR gene encoding transcriptional regulator NrdR, producing the protein MICPACHYNGTRVIDSRPSEENRSIRRRRECEKCAFRFTTFEKVEEMPLIVVKKDGTREEFSSEKLLRGLIRACEKRPVDLEAVKNIVYLIEKELRSSGTVEIDSKDVGEMVMEKLADVDEVAYVRFASVYRQYKDINVFIEELQNLQKKNDEN; encoded by the coding sequence ATGATATGTCCAGCCTGTCATTATAATGGCACCCGGGTCATCGATTCCAGACCCTCTGAAGAGAATCGATCCATCCGACGACGCCGTGAATGCGAAAAATGCGCTTTCCGGTTTACGACTTTCGAGAAAGTTGAGGAAATGCCGCTCATTGTCGTGAAAAAGGATGGTACGCGGGAAGAATTCAGCAGTGAAAAATTGTTGAGAGGTTTAATTCGGGCATGTGAAAAGCGTCCGGTGGATCTCGAAGCAGTGAAAAATATTGTTTATTTAATAGAAAAAGAATTAAGAAGCTCAGGGACTGTCGAAATCGATTCGAAGGACGTCGGTGAAATGGTGATGGAAAAATTGGCCGATGTCGATGAAGTCGCCTATGTCCGGTTCGCTTCTGTTTACCGTCAATATAAGGATATAAACGTTTTTATCGAAGAACTGCAAAATTTGCAGAAGAAAAACGATGAAAACTGA
- the coaE gene encoding dephospho-CoA kinase (Dephospho-CoA kinase (CoaE) performs the final step in coenzyme A biosynthesis.), with protein MIIGLTGSIATGKSTVSRMLKQKGYPIVDADEISRLVVEPGSPVLESIAEAFGYLVLHPDGSLNREKLGSLIFNDEEKRKKLNGIIHPAVRREMIRQKEEWLEKGANTVVMDIPLLFESKLQSYVDKIIVVSATPAIQRERLIARNGYSADEADARINSQLPIAEKELGADAVVDNNGSLEETEHQLAKILNEWNAKL; from the coding sequence ATGATCATCGGTTTGACGGGAAGCATTGCGACCGGTAAAAGCACTGTGTCGCGGATGTTGAAACAGAAAGGGTATCCAATCGTCGACGCGGATGAAATCTCTCGGCTTGTCGTAGAACCTGGTAGTCCTGTACTTGAAAGCATTGCGGAAGCTTTCGGTTACCTTGTTCTTCATCCGGATGGGTCGCTGAACCGGGAGAAGCTAGGCAGTCTCATTTTCAATGACGAGGAAAAACGGAAAAAGCTGAACGGGATCATCCACCCGGCTGTCAGAAGGGAAATGATACGACAGAAGGAAGAATGGTTGGAGAAAGGGGCGAATACCGTTGTCATGGATATTCCGCTTCTTTTCGAAAGCAAGCTTCAGTCGTATGTAGATAAAATAATCGTAGTTTCAGCAACACCCGCAATTCAAAGGGAGCGCCTGATTGCTAGAAACGGCTACTCAGCAGATGAGGCAGATGCGCGCATCAATTCGCAGCTACCGATAGCTGAGAAGGAATTGGGTGCGGATGCAGTCGTTGATAATAACGGTTCATTGGAAGAGACGGAACATCAGCTTGCTAAAATATTAAATGAATGGAATGCCAAGTTATAA
- the rpmI gene encoding 50S ribosomal protein L35 — protein MPKMKTHRGSAKRFKKTATGKVKRGRAYTSHLFANKSTKAKRHLRKAALVSSGDYKRIREMITYMK, from the coding sequence ATGCCAAAAATGAAAACTCACCGCGGATCCGCGAAACGTTTCAAGAAAACTGCAACTGGTAAAGTGAAACGCGGCCGTGCATACACAAGTCACCTTTTTGCCAACAAGTCTACAAAAGCGAAACGCCACTTGCGTAAAGCTGCACTTGTTTCTTCAGGCGACTACAAACGTATCCGTGAAATGATCACATACATGAAATAA
- a CDS encoding glyceraldehyde-3-phosphate dehydrogenase, which yields MTTSIAINGFGRIGRMVFRQIITKDDVDVVAVNASYPAETLAHLIKYDTNHGVFDGEVVVEEDALVVNGKRVKLIAERDPAKLPWKELGVDIVIEATGAFNARDKAALHLDAGAKKVILTAPGKNEDVTIVLGVNDDKLDIEKHDVISNASCTTNCLAPVAKVLNDTFGIENGLMTTVHAYTNDQKNLDNPHKDLRRARACAQSIIPTSTGAAKALSLVLPELEGKIHGMALRVPTPNVSLVDLVVDVKKDVTVEEVNEAFIKAAEGPMAGILRFTTEPLVSIDFNTTTESATIDGLSTIVMGDRKVKVLAWYDNEWGYSARVVELAIKVGNALKSKVNS from the coding sequence ATGACTACTTCGATAGCGATAAACGGTTTCGGGCGGATTGGCCGCATGGTTTTCCGTCAAATTATCACGAAGGATGACGTTGATGTAGTAGCGGTAAATGCATCATACCCGGCAGAAACTCTAGCCCATTTGATTAAGTATGACACAAATCATGGAGTTTTTGATGGTGAAGTCGTTGTGGAGGAAGATGCCCTTGTTGTCAACGGAAAGCGGGTTAAATTAATTGCGGAGCGCGATCCGGCAAAGCTTCCTTGGAAAGAGCTTGGCGTCGACATCGTCATTGAAGCGACGGGAGCGTTCAATGCACGTGATAAAGCTGCCCTACACTTGGATGCAGGAGCTAAGAAAGTCATTCTGACTGCTCCAGGGAAAAACGAAGACGTAACAATCGTTCTAGGTGTGAATGATGACAAGCTTGACATTGAAAAGCATGATGTCATTTCCAATGCAAGCTGCACGACAAACTGTCTTGCACCGGTTGCAAAAGTATTGAACGATACATTCGGCATTGAAAACGGATTGATGACAACTGTTCATGCTTATACAAACGATCAGAAAAACTTGGATAATCCTCATAAAGATCTTCGTCGTGCGCGTGCATGTGCACAATCGATCATCCCGACTTCTACGGGTGCTGCAAAAGCGCTATCGCTCGTATTGCCTGAGCTTGAAGGGAAAATCCACGGAATGGCCCTACGTGTACCGACTCCGAACGTGTCATTGGTCGATCTAGTCGTTGATGTGAAAAAAGATGTAACAGTGGAAGAAGTGAATGAAGCATTCATTAAGGCCGCAGAAGGTCCAATGGCAGGAATCCTTCGTTTCACGACTGAACCGCTCGTATCAATCGATTTCAACACGACAACAGAGTCTGCGACGATTGACGGTCTATCAACGATTGTCATGGGCGATCGTAAAGTGAAAGTCCTTGCTTGGTATGACAATGAATGGGGTTACTCTGCCCGTGTTGTTGAATTGGCTATAAAAGTAGGAAATGCATTGAAGTCCAAAGTGAATTCTTAA